A DNA window from Solanum lycopersicum chromosome 3, SLM_r2.1 contains the following coding sequences:
- the LOC138347452 gene encoding uncharacterized protein — MKGVMRFGKKGKLSPRFIGPFEILSRVGEVRYKLALPPSLSTVHPVFHVSILRKYIPDESHVLSLDSVELGPDMTFEEEPIAIFDRQVQKLRTKEIASVKVQWKHRLVEEATWENESDMRARYPQLFESSDPIDSEAQQKVKTQVLE; from the exons atgaagggtgtgatgaggtttggaaagaagggaaagcttagccctaggttcatcggaccttttgagattttgagccgagtgggagaggtgcgctataagttggccttgccaccAAGTTTGTCGAcagttcatcctgtttttcatgtctctattcttcggaagtatattccggatgaatctcatgtgctttcacttgattctgtggagttgggtccagacatgacatttgaggaggagcctatagctatttttGATAGGCAGGTTCAaaagcttaggaccaaggagattgcttcagtgaaggtgcaatggaagcaccgatTAGTGGaagaggcaacttgggagaatgagtctgacatgcgtgccagatatcctcaactttttgaatcttcag ATCCCATTGATTCGGAAGCTCAACAGAAAGTGAAGACTCAAGTCCTAGAGTGA